One genomic segment of Salinigranum rubrum includes these proteins:
- a CDS encoding carboxypeptidase M32, whose translation MATEPSTAETPEAYDQLLSKVKRINNVEAASMLLSWDQQVMMPEGGTPARSQQLSTLSALQHELLTEEEVGDLLDELEGETLSPEREAVVREVRRDYERAVRVPTDLVERISQKTSEALPIWEQAKAENDWSQFAPHVEELVDLKRQYAEHVDPDADPYEVLFADYEPCLSLERAEEILTEIRETLVPMIDEIRDSETPITTDAFSGQFDTEVQEEVAREALTMLGYPWERGRLDTSSHPFSTGTQFDARVTTRFKAEDPIDALTATIHEFGHATYNLGLPDDAYATPLGEHRGLSVHESQSRLWENHVGRSQAFWERFLPTMAEYFPTIEEMTPREAYESVNQVYEDNPIRVEADELTYHLHIVLRFEIERALIAGELSVEDVPEVWNDKMEEYLGFRPETDAEGCLQDIHWSHGSFGYFPTYSLGSAMAAQLFQAAEADLGDVDALTREGEFDTLREWLRENVHRHGQRYETNALVREATGEDFSADAFTDYVTEKYGALYDLERV comes from the coding sequence ATGGCGACCGAACCCTCCACCGCAGAGACGCCCGAGGCGTACGACCAACTCCTCTCGAAGGTAAAGCGGATCAACAACGTCGAGGCGGCGTCGATGCTCCTCTCGTGGGACCAACAGGTGATGATGCCCGAGGGGGGAACGCCGGCGCGCTCACAGCAACTGTCGACGCTGTCGGCGCTCCAGCACGAACTGCTCACCGAGGAGGAGGTCGGTGACCTCCTCGACGAACTGGAAGGAGAGACGCTCTCGCCGGAGCGGGAGGCGGTCGTCCGCGAGGTGCGTCGAGACTACGAACGCGCCGTGCGCGTCCCGACCGACCTCGTCGAACGCATCTCACAGAAGACGTCGGAGGCGCTGCCCATCTGGGAGCAGGCGAAGGCGGAGAACGACTGGTCGCAGTTCGCCCCGCACGTCGAGGAACTCGTCGACCTCAAGCGGCAGTACGCCGAACACGTCGACCCCGACGCCGACCCCTACGAGGTGCTGTTCGCCGACTACGAGCCGTGTCTCTCGCTCGAACGCGCCGAGGAGATTCTGACCGAAATCCGCGAGACGCTCGTCCCGATGATCGACGAGATTCGAGACTCGGAGACGCCCATCACGACCGACGCGTTCTCGGGGCAGTTCGACACCGAGGTGCAAGAAGAGGTCGCCCGGGAGGCGCTGACGATGCTCGGCTACCCGTGGGAGCGCGGTCGACTCGACACCTCCTCGCACCCCTTCTCGACCGGGACGCAGTTCGACGCCCGGGTGACGACCCGGTTCAAGGCCGAAGACCCCATCGACGCGCTCACCGCGACCATCCACGAGTTCGGGCACGCGACGTACAACCTCGGTCTGCCCGACGACGCGTACGCGACGCCGCTGGGCGAACACCGGGGGCTGTCGGTCCACGAGTCGCAGTCGCGGCTGTGGGAGAACCACGTCGGGCGCTCGCAGGCGTTCTGGGAGCGGTTCCTCCCGACGATGGCCGAGTACTTCCCCACTATCGAGGAGATGACGCCGCGGGAGGCGTACGAGTCGGTGAACCAGGTGTACGAGGACAACCCCATCAGGGTGGAAGCGGACGAACTCACCTACCACCTCCACATCGTCCTCCGGTTCGAAATCGAGCGCGCGCTCATCGCGGGCGAACTGAGCGTCGAGGACGTCCCCGAGGTGTGGAACGACAAGATGGAGGAGTATCTTGGGTTCCGTCCCGAGACGGACGCGGAGGGGTGTCTGCAGGACATCCACTGGTCGCACGGGTCGTTCGGCTACTTCCCGACGTACTCGCTCGGGAGCGCGATGGCCGCACAACTGTTCCAGGCGGCCGAGGCCGACCTGGGCGACGTCGACGCGCTGACCCGCGAGGGCGAGTTCGACACCCTGCGCGAGTGGCTCCGCGAGAACGTCCACCGCCACGGCCAGCGCTACGAGACGAACGCACTGGTGAGAGAAGCCACCGGCGAGGACTTCTCGGCCGACGCCTTCACCGACTACGTCACCGAGAAGTACGGCGCGCTGTACGACCTCGAACGCGTCTGA
- a CDS encoding HVO_0416 family zinc finger protein has protein sequence MAAEPSDFEDEVFDQFLSDRGHETTPVRWDQSYNKLQCPECGGLHDTSANRCSVCGWNPST, from the coding sequence ATGGCAGCCGAACCCAGCGACTTCGAAGACGAAGTGTTCGATCAGTTCCTCTCGGACCGCGGACACGAGACGACACCGGTACGCTGGGACCAGTCGTATAACAAGCTTCAGTGCCCGGAGTGCGGCGGACTCCACGACACCTCCGCGAACCGGTGTTCGGTCTGCGGATGGAACCCGAGCACCTGA